The Chionomys nivalis chromosome 10, mChiNiv1.1, whole genome shotgun sequence genome segment ATCAGAAAGATAGATGTGtatttgctttaaatattttatcagttTTAGATTTAACCAGTAAATAGTTTGTAACTAAAGTGCTATGACTTACATGCTAAGAAGGGGAGCTCAGCCATGGTAGTATAATGATTTTGATATTACAGTCATTTGCTGGACCCCCAAACTGCTATGATTTACGTACTTGATATAAAATGGTGTGGAATTGGCATGTAGTctgaaaatctttaaaacattatgATCACATCCAGAATACTTATGTCCCTAAGTGTAACACTAGCGCTGCACAAATAGCTCCTAAACTGTTACATAGTGTCTAAGGAATAATGACCAGAATAAGTTTCAAATAATTCAACCCACTGGCGGTAGAGTCTGCCATGTGGATCTCACTGACACAAGGGGCCACCGCACACGCTTTCTTGTGCAGCAGTTACAGATTTATTTACAGTCATCTAGCACATAGTTACTGGACTGCCTTATGTAGCAGGCAAGGCCAGTCCATGTTGTTCACTTCTCCTCCTATAACTGCAGTTCTAAATCACATGctgtgccaggagcagatgtgctcCTCAAACTCTCAAGTCTCTGCAAAACCACAGCCCCTAAGAGAGAGTGGGATAGCTCAGCGGCAGAGAGCTAGCCCACCATGCACACACCCTGGGCTCAATCTTCATTGCCATAAGAAGGTAGAAACCACTGTGTCCTCAAACCAATGAGGACTCGGTCCATAAAACCTTTGGGGGTGGGGAAACTCAAGACTTTATTAAAAGGAGACAAAAATACATGCACATCCTAACAGTGGCAGCCATTCTCAGGAGGGATCAAAATCAGAAGTGTCActactcacaaaaaaaaaaaaaaatcacagttttgCTGGGATTGTCCTCGCTTCAGCACCCAAATGTTTGTGGAAGAAAGTCTGGAGATTCTGCCATGCATCCACCTGGGCCATGGCATGAGCCCTGGGCTCCCCGCCAAAGATGACAGGCATGTTAATATACGCATGTAAGGAAGCCTTGCaccaagggaagaaagggggcTCAATATAGTGCCCTGCTTCTGGGTATAAGATGATCTGGGGCTTCTCCTTCCCATGGGCCTGTAAGCGTTTGGAGATCTCATTGGCATAGAACTCGCTCTTCCAGTTGCGGTCATCCTGACCCACAAGGAACAGGAAGGTGGCGTCAGACCTTTCCACAGGGATGATGCTCTTCTGGTCAGGGCCTTCTAAAGGGCAATTCAGGGCTTCCAAAATATCTCTAAGGCCATCTTTGGTCACTCTGATTCGATGCATGTTAATGCTCAAAGGCGGCAGGGTCTCATCCTTGTAGTGCAATGTTCCAACAGCATTGGCCATAGAGCCATTGATTATGACAGCCGCTGTAATGCCTTTCAGgaaagaggccatggagaggcAGAGGTCAGCCCCTTTGGAAATCCCCAGCAGGCCAATTCCTGGTCCCTTGAcctaagaaagagacagagaaaagaaagggaagaagtgcATCTAGAAAGTAGGGCAGTTAGTGGTGCCAACCTAGGGATGGAGGGTGGCCCTGAGCCTGACTCTCACTCTGCACCATCCTGGTTTTGAAAGGTGATTAGGTCTCTTCAAATCCTTAGTGGTGAGATGAGGCTCAGTGCTAAGTCCCACAGTGTAactagtctttctctgtcccacctgccagctcccaaaaaaccacacagagatttcTTTCATTATAAATGCTTAGCCTCAACTTAAGCTTGTTccttcctaactagttcttataacttacatgaagccatatcttttaatctacattcttttatgtgacttggaTACCTGTATTCTGtgctgcccatcctgcttcctctgtgtctgcctggagactcagcctttcctctgaACTCAGACTTCTCTGTCCCATAAGTACCACCTAGcctcttcctgtctagctattggccatcctactttttattaaaccagtcacattaacacatctttacagagtGCAAAGGCACATTTTGCAACACCATGGTCTACATGAAGcttgaaatgaaaaataacaggTACATTCTTGAGCATGAGTTTGTCAATGGAAGCATGTGGACATGTAAGGAAAAcgttttcttttcatctgtgatGTATTTACAGTGGTGGGCACTACATCACATGGGTTTATGATCATCCAGCAAGAATCACAGTAAACTGAGGTAAGATTCTGGTTATGAGTAAGGGTTCAAGATGTATGTATAGGTACTGGAGAAGAGTGAGATGCTTCCAACAACAAATTTCTTATTCAGATTaagaattgttttttaaaagagggtGTTTAGGGGAAAAAACAGTTTATTCAAAACCACTGACAGGCTTTGGACACTGACAGGTGGGGACAGGGTTACTGAAGTTACACAATTACATGATTGTAGAGCCAGGAATGGGTCTATGTGGGACCAGTGAGGAGGCTTTTATTGTAATGTTTACAACACCATAAGCTCCCAGACAGCAGCTCTTCTGCCTCTAACAGGCAGACAGGCTTTGCCCCGTGCACAGGGAGGCTCTTCCTGCCAACTCTCGCTTCTGTTGTTCTTcaggcatggcctcttatatCCTTGTTCACActgaatgattttctttcttccacagcCATCCCTGCCTTGGCCCTGGTCTTCCTCACTTTTAGCCCCCTATAACTCCTCTATTGTTTCCCAAGTGAATGACATTTATCAGTTCATGGTTGGTCCTGTTGCAGGGACTTATGAATCATTTAGTGCTCAGAACAAAACCAAGGGTGGAGACACACTCATGCAAAACAATAATGCTGCTAAGGGACCCACCTCTTCTGTGGTATGCCTGAGTCAAGTCAGATTGTTttagatagtgtgtgtgtgtgtgtgtgtgtgtgtgtgtgtgtgtgcacagctacactcagaagccagaagattgACTCCtacttcctggagctggagttacaggcaattatgaGCCACTTGACCTGGGTGCTGGCAacccaactctggtcctctggaagatcagcaagtgATCTTAATGACTGAGTCACCTGTTCAGCCTGGTATCTTCCACTATATGCTGAATGTGCCTGTGTCCCAGCAGGCTCCCTTTCTAGGATACCACAAGACCTCACTTCTATCTGAGGTATTTCATCATCAGACTGCCCGACCAGATAAATGCCCTGAAATATCACCCAGTTCACAAATTTACTTTGATTTCTACtttgaaaatgaatatttgaTTGTCTCACAATGCTTCTTGGTGGGTGGATGTTTAGGAACATAGTTctaaaccaaaagacaaaaataacaaccAACCTGAGGGTGACTGAGCAGGTAGTTCACAGCTTCCTCAAAGTACTCCAGGTGGAATGTGTGCATGCCCTTGGGGAGGTCATCGTAGTTATAATAAGCCAGAGCCAGGACAGCAAAGCCCTTCCCAGCCAGCAGACTTGCTCGATACTCCAGAAGGCCTCCTCCAATTCCGAAAAGGTCTATGATCCCAGGAAAAGTTCCATTTCCttaggaaaaaccaaaaacagagcCAGTAGTCCTCAAATAAATTGAagaatttgttttttatgtaaATGGGAGCAAGGAAGAGAAGTTATAGGAATCCaaacctcctctccttctctgagAGAAGACCTCACTGGATATCACAACAGAGGGGCTCATAGCTTCTGAGTgacaggagagggagaggtagTTTACTATTTTCCAATATCCTTATCAATTGTTTTCTCACATCTATGACCTTCAAATATGTTCTTACCTAAATCACCCCAAATCTCTTTGATGcttgtaataaaaatatgatcatttgaTCTCTCAGCTATTATGAAATGAAAGTCCTCCATTGGTATAcctgtaaaaaaaatatttaaaggaattcTTCATCTTATGTAATGTCTGTAAATTCTGTCCCCAAGGCttgtaattttttataaaattatttaaaaggtttCTTATTTTATCTGAAATAATGTTTTGCTTCCATGCTTACATGtatagtatttgtgtgtttggtaCCCAAGGATGCCAGAAGAGATAGTCAGATACCGATAACTGGAGTtacgtggctgctgggaattgaacctataGTCCCTACAAGAGCAACCcatgcttttaacccctgagccatctctccagttcaaatCTTGTAATTTTCAGGTAGGCATCTGTCTTAGTTACaatttctactgctatgaagagacaccgtgaccatggcaactcccaaaaagaaaacatttaattggttgtctcgtttacagtttcagaggctcaatccattatcattatgacggggagcatggcggcatgcaggcagccAGCTGAGCTGAGCTGTGTTACTACATTTCCCCCACTcccccgagacaggatttctctgtgtatctttgtcctagaactaactctgtagaccaagctggccttgaatttatagagatctgcctgcttcttgtgtgcagggattaagggcatgtgctgccacacccaaCTGAGATGTGCTAcaacatcttgcaggcaacaggaagtgaactgagatactaggcagtatcctgagcactggaaacttcaaagcccacccccacttcctccaacaaggccgcacccACTCCAAGAAAgtacacctcctaacagtgcttcTTCCTCTGAGATTATGCGGgccaatcacattcaaactaccacaccggATTATTAGAACTGGAAGGAAACACGGATGCCCATGAGGAAGTCAAGGAAAGTCATCACGGTAATCTCTTATCAACGACCCTCTAGTGCTGATGGAGTTATCTGTGCTACTGCGTAAATACGTAGCTATTCTATTCTAAGGCTGTTTGCCAGAGCTGTTCACATTCCTTCCATCTTCTGCAGCAATATTGGGGCCATCAAAACCTGCCGCACTAgggattgttgtggaatattattttaagatgtgttacatttgtatgtagtgaacatttgttttaattgtgCAAAGATGcgttgcattctttcatgttacatttatttaactctgtgaacaCCTGAtgctctaataaagagctgaaaggcctatagtgaggcaggagaaaggctaGGCAGGGttggcaggtagagagaataaataggaggacaAATCTGGGAAGAGGATCAAGGAGCAAGACCTAGGAGAGGAGGGCTTTGAGGGACAGCCACATGGCCACCCAGAGAGTAAgatgaaagt includes the following:
- the LOC130882643 gene encoding acyl-coenzyme A thioesterase 5-like, whose product is MTATLSLEPAGRSCWDEPLSIAVRGLAPEQPVTLRAALRDEKGALFQAHARYRADPHGELDLARAPALGGSFAGLEPMGLLWAMEPDRPLWRLIKRDVQTPFVVELEVLDGHESDGGRLLARAVHERHFMAPGVRRVPVREGRVRATLFLPPGNGTFPGIIDLFGIGGGLLEYRASLLAGKGFAVLALAYYNYDDLPKGMHTFHLEYFEEAVNYLLSHPQVKGPGIGLLGISKGADLCLSMASFLKGITAAVIINGSMANAVGTLHYKDETLPPLSINMHRIRVTKDGLRDILEALNCPLEGPDQKSIIPVERSDATFLFLVGQDDRNWKSEFYANEISKRLQAHGKEKPQIILYPEAGHYIEPPFFPWCKASLHAYINMPVIFGGEPRAHAMAQVDAWQNLQTFFHKHLGAEARTIPAKL